A single window of Methanoregula sp. DNA harbors:
- a CDS encoding bifunctional N(6)-L-threonylcarbamoyladenine synthase/serine/threonine protein kinase produces the protein MPIFGQVLGIEGTAWNLSAAVFDTDCIALYSDAYSPPHGGIHPREAAQHHASAMNAVISSVLHEPGRITGVAFSQGPGLGPCLRTVATAARSLSLALGVPLAGVNHCVAHVEIGRFATGCSDPVVLYASGANTQVIGYLNGRYRIFGETLDIGIGNALDKFARSKDLPHPGGPFIEKLAARGGYIELPYTVKGMDLAFSGLVSAAKDSTAPLEDVCHSLQETAFAMCVEVTERAMSLAGKDEVLLVGGVGANRRLQEMLLTMCEDRGAGFFVPEQRYLGDNGAMIAYTGKLMLESGQVLPLESSQVNPSFRSDEVDVTWKAPERRSARQPGPAATARGAEAVVGFSGSSAEKRRLSKRYRVPALDRRLIAERTRAEARLISTARHAGVPTPIISDITPDTIVMENVCGTLLSHDLSVRNVKEAGRMVGKLHTAGIMHGDLTSANMIMRDGRCVLIDFGLAQVTTEVEQRGVDIHVLFQTLESTTAGSAALKAAFCEGYRETFAGAGDVIAREHEIELRGRYR, from the coding sequence ATGCCTATTTTCGGGCAGGTTCTTGGGATTGAAGGCACTGCGTGGAACCTCAGTGCCGCAGTTTTTGATACTGACTGTATCGCACTCTATTCTGATGCGTATTCCCCCCCTCACGGGGGCATCCACCCCCGCGAGGCAGCCCAGCACCATGCATCGGCAATGAACGCCGTCATTTCGTCAGTCCTTCATGAACCTGGCAGGATCACCGGGGTCGCGTTCTCGCAGGGGCCGGGGCTCGGGCCATGCCTGCGCACGGTTGCCACTGCCGCACGGTCGCTGTCGCTTGCCCTGGGTGTGCCGCTTGCCGGTGTGAACCACTGCGTTGCCCACGTGGAGATCGGGAGGTTTGCCACCGGCTGCAGCGACCCGGTTGTGCTGTACGCGAGCGGGGCAAACACACAGGTGATAGGGTACCTGAACGGCAGGTACCGTATTTTCGGAGAGACGCTTGACATCGGGATCGGCAACGCACTGGACAAGTTCGCCCGGTCTAAGGATCTCCCGCACCCTGGCGGCCCGTTCATTGAAAAACTCGCGGCCAGGGGGGGGTATATCGAACTTCCATACACGGTAAAAGGCATGGACCTTGCCTTTTCCGGGCTGGTGTCTGCAGCAAAGGACAGCACGGCGCCACTAGAGGACGTCTGCCACTCGTTGCAGGAGACGGCATTTGCGATGTGCGTCGAGGTGACCGAGCGGGCGATGTCGCTTGCCGGAAAAGACGAGGTGCTCCTTGTCGGCGGCGTGGGTGCAAACCGGCGCCTCCAGGAGATGCTGCTGACGATGTGCGAGGACCGGGGGGCAGGGTTCTTTGTCCCGGAACAGAGATACCTCGGCGACAACGGCGCGATGATCGCGTACACGGGAAAACTGATGCTTGAAAGCGGGCAGGTTCTTCCCCTTGAATCTTCGCAGGTCAACCCGTCGTTCCGCTCCGATGAGGTGGATGTGACGTGGAAGGCACCTGAGCGCAGGAGCGCCCGGCAGCCCGGTCCTGCCGCCACAGCCCGTGGCGCTGAAGCCGTCGTCGGGTTTTCCGGTTCCAGCGCAGAGAAGCGCCGTCTCTCCAAGCGGTACCGTGTGCCGGCACTCGACCGCCGGCTCATCGCCGAACGCACCCGTGCCGAGGCCCGGCTCATCTCAACAGCCCGGCATGCAGGTGTGCCAACCCCGATCATCAGTGACATCACACCCGACACGATTGTCATGGAGAATGTGTGCGGGACGCTGCTGTCCCATGACCTTTCTGTCCGCAATGTAAAAGAGGCCGGGCGGATGGTCGGTAAACTGCACACCGCGGGTATCATGCACGGAGACCTGACCTCGGCCAACATGATCATGAGAGACGGGCGCTGCGTCCTGATCGATTTCGGGCTGGCACAGGTGACAACGGAGGTCGAGCAGAGGGGCGTGGACATCCATGTGCTGTTCCAGACGCTGGAGAGCACGACGGCCGGTTCCGCAGCGCTCAAAGCGGCTTTCTGCGAGGGTTACCGGGAGACATTTGCCGGCGCAGGGGATGTCATCGCCCGCGAGCACGAGATCGAACTGAGGGGGCGGTACCGGTGA
- a CDS encoding 30S ribosomal protein S27ae — MADKKAKAPKAKGRGTFFKVEGAKVTTAKKYCPRCGPGIMMADHKDRTACGKCGYTEFKK, encoded by the coding sequence ATGGCAGACAAGAAAGCAAAAGCCCCGAAAGCAAAAGGACGGGGCACGTTCTTTAAGGTCGAGGGTGCGAAGGTCACCACCGCAAAGAAATACTGTCCACGCTGCGGGCCCGGTATCATGATGGCAGACCATAAGGACCGGACTGCCTGCGGGAAATGCGGTTATACGGAATTCAAAAAATAA
- a CDS encoding 30S ribosomal protein S24e → MDFEITSDKRNELLSRREVRFTLRYEGATPSRMQIIGKVCALLNVKDQQVVLDSLRGSFGRMELTGEARIYDSEEGRKKTERAHLMARGMPKPKEEGAA, encoded by the coding sequence AAAAGAAATGAACTTTTATCACGACGGGAGGTCCGGTTCACGCTCCGGTACGAGGGTGCAACTCCCTCGCGCATGCAGATCATCGGAAAGGTCTGCGCACTCCTCAACGTCAAAGACCAGCAGGTGGTGCTGGACTCGTTGAGGGGCAGCTTCGGCAGGATGGAACTTACCGGAGAGGCGCGAATTTATGACAGCGAAGAGGGCAGGAAGAAGACGGAGCGCGCGCACCTGATGGCACGCGGCATGCCCAAGCCAAAAGAGGAAGGGGCGGCTTAG